One genomic segment of Thermococcus sp. includes these proteins:
- a CDS encoding ion channel, whose amino-acid sequence MLPVPVVRRLLRVKVKVSRNRLMQIAVSVFGLALVFAVAFSYFENVDFFTAFYWAVITMATIGYGDVTPKTEAGRVVAMVTAVAGISTFTALVSLLAENFISSSLRRMMGMHRVRYSNHYLVIGRGSSVSTCVNELLGAIERGELKLALIVVVFPDEEERKRVELPEEVEVLIGDPTSRETLERARVDRASHIILALEDDSKAVFVTLMVKRMSKARVFVEVLSEDSVELLRGAGADRVVVSRSLAGRLLASSIFEPEVVDVIEDITSSVGGYDVAVMEGNAFWGRPYMEALRELKEREDVFLLGYYHNMPVLNPPLEEPIPPGAKLIVLRGSVSIGKLR is encoded by the coding sequence ATGCTCCCGGTGCCGGTGGTGAGACGGCTTTTGCGTGTGAAGGTCAAGGTGAGCCGGAACCGACTGATGCAGATAGCCGTTTCAGTGTTCGGACTCGCTTTAGTGTTCGCGGTTGCGTTTTCCTATTTTGAGAACGTGGATTTCTTCACGGCCTTCTACTGGGCGGTAATAACGATGGCGACGATTGGCTACGGTGACGTTACGCCTAAGACTGAAGCTGGACGGGTAGTTGCAATGGTTACCGCCGTTGCCGGAATATCAACGTTTACCGCTCTTGTTTCCCTTCTTGCTGAGAACTTCATCTCTTCCTCCCTCAGGAGGATGATGGGCATGCACCGTGTTAGGTATTCCAACCATTACCTCGTAATCGGTCGGGGGAGTAGTGTTTCAACGTGCGTAAACGAGCTCCTCGGTGCAATCGAGCGTGGTGAACTGAAGCTTGCCCTAATAGTTGTGGTCTTTCCAGATGAGGAAGAACGCAAGCGGGTCGAGCTCCCAGAGGAAGTGGAAGTTTTAATCGGTGACCCCACGAGCAGAGAAACCCTTGAGAGAGCCCGCGTTGATAGAGCCTCCCACATAATCCTGGCACTCGAGGACGACTCCAAGGCCGTTTTCGTCACTTTGATGGTTAAGAGGATGTCAAAGGCCAGGGTTTTTGTTGAGGTCCTGAGCGAGGACAGCGTCGAGCTCCTAAGGGGGGCAGGGGCCGATAGGGTTGTGGTTAGCAGGAGCCTCGCCGGAAGGCTCTTGGCCAGTTCGATTTTTGAGCCCGAAGTTGTTGACGTCATAGAGGACATAACCAGCTCCGTTGGGGGTTACGACGTTGCTGTGATGGAAGGAAATGCCTTTTGGGGCAGGCCCTATATGGAGGCCCTCCGCGAACTCAAGGAGCGGGAGGACGTTTTCCTCCTTGGTTACTACCACAACATGCCAGTCCTCAACCCTCCCCTTGAGGAGCCGATTCCTCCCGGGGCGAAACTGATAGTTCTGAGGGGCTCGGTTTCCATTGGAAAACTTCGATAA